DNA from Pelodiscus sinensis isolate JC-2024 chromosome 1, ASM4963464v1, whole genome shotgun sequence:
GAACAGCGATTCatggccaaccagagctgcaatGCTCCTTAACCTGTGcaagtgcaggtaaacatagaggtgggggcccaccagggattAACCCTGTGGACTGGATCCCTCCCATAAGCCACAATATGACCATTCCTGAACCGCACGGTATTTCCTGTCACTTGGCCTTTCCATGAGACTGAAACTTTCCAAAGAAAAGtggctttcctttagttcctgtGTGAATGGGGTTCATGATCAGTTGGATGAACGGAAGCTGTGCCAAAGGGAAAAGAAAGCAACTACAGTGCTGAGCTTCTTCATCTAATGTACAGTGATCCAGTGACCATAATCAAATATTTCTGAAGGAAAGTGTTAATCCAAGGAAAGTGTATCAGTAATTATGGAGGTTCTACTAAAGTAGGGGTGGGAAGGCCCAGGGTCTGGATATGACCCCCCTACTTGCCTTGATTcatcccccaaggctcagggctcccccacctcTAGCACTGGGtggtccatgctggtgctccagcatccctcaccatccccctggatgaagcacataaaatctactagcctgtgtCCCattaggctctggtatgtgaggggaatgtggggagtgtcttctccttctcattttttttctccttctcattttCTTGgggttcttttttgtttgtttgtttttttgcttctcacttgtgtggggttcctgactgatttttctgagggtcagcagTTCCCAATACCCCTTAAAAAGATTCTCCACCTCTGTACTAAAGTCTCTTTCCAATTAATATAAGCTATGTGGTGTTCTACTTTATTAATTCTTTTTAGCAGAGTACATAACCTATGTCATGTGATTGATGACCTTCCAGGGTACCCATCCCTCAAATCTGGGACATTACAGTCCAGTCACCAATAAGCTGTTAGAGTAAAGGCAAAATCTAGCTGGAAAAATAAGTAAGTTTTTGAAAAActccgctgtgtccagggaaagtgtttgctcttccgctttttttcgcATACGagcagacactctctttcaggaagccctgtattcctcgttctaggAGGACTAAAGACtgctccaaaagaggaggcttttccgccatttggccccaaaATGATGGAAaaacatcttctgaaaaaaaaagcagaaaaacactgtagtccagacataccctcaaagaagATAAAATATTCCATGTTTATTGAAAATTAGCAGAGGTGATGCACCAGAGCCACTATGACCTTTGTAAAAGCAACATgaaatcttgtggcaccttaaagactaacaaatgtattatggCACAGACTTTTGTGAGTTGCAGCTCACTTTattagatgcatgaagtgaaagaaaatgaaaaatagccgggacacagagatgggagtgttaccgCAGAGTGACTTCAAACTGGGTGGATGTGGAAGAGAAGGGAACCGTTATTGCCTCATTAACCAAGATTGCTATCCCTCACTTTGGCTAGCTCAGCATTGTGGTAGTTCAGAGTCTGAGGAAGTAGAAAGTCCTTCCACTGTGATCAGCCTGTTGCAACATAAATGGCTGATATCTCAAGTCTGCCATTGTTTTGTGGAACCATAGACAGCTGGAGTAGCAGGGGAGAATTTCTCCTATTGGTTCGTTGCCCTCAGTCTGAGGACAAACAATGTAGCCTATAgggctaacctgcttgcttgcctatagcTATATAAATAGCattatttccttatggttttgattatatgtttattataataaattATGGTATGTTTATACTGTCAATTTGGCTGCAACACAAGAGAATTACAGGGCCTGTCCTCTATGCTGAGCGAAGGCAAGGTTATTATTtttgtctgggacctttcacccagatAGCACAGTTAGCTCACATAtgtctgggacttttcacctaGATAGCTGGTGATAAGATACTGTGCCTTTCCATGGTATAGGCAGTCCCAAGAATTCCCTCAAACTTAGCTGGTCCATCAGTACTTAGAAGAACCCAAAATAACCATTTGAGACCCGACTGACTAACTGGGTATGTCAAAAATAACAAACGTGATAGACAACCACAAAAGGCCAATGGTAACGAATTGACacatatgataataagttgagatcaatgataaactcatcatcatcatcaacaaccttGGGCTCAGTGCCCGTAGgggtccgatgcctccctcactacaggcagtccccgggttacgtacaagatagggactgtaggtttgtttaagttgaatttgtatgtaagtcagaactggtaccaaacatttctccagagctgttttattctcccacacctcacttccctcagtcctttattctcaagctgaggtgtctgctgagaaaagtcgctctgcgtctccctggtctgcgggcggagagaggggggcgctagcttcgcgtctccatggtctgctggggggggggctgctagcttcgcgtctccatggtctgctgggagggcgcagctagtgcggggttgcctcaccccgtttgtaagtagggatccgatgtaagtcggatccatgtaacccggggactgcctgtatttccttccatctttccctgtctagTGCGGAGTGGCTTTGTTTCTTTAGACTAGCTCCGCTCCAATCTACtctatcatctacccattctctgtggagtctgcctctcctattcggaccatccattatactgacctattggaaaaagacacttcaccattagtaaggtgaggaaatacaaaaaaggagaaaaggaaacatccctTACTGAATATTCATTAGACATAACAACGTCAGAGTGACAGACGATAAAAGTGGTGCCCCAGCCAAGGGTTGGTAGGTGGAGGAGATGTCATTCTTGGGAGGGGCCAGAATGATGATGGGGATGGTGCaagtgatgaggaagatgatgcCTATCACGTCAGGTTGCTTTAGAAGGATTGGTGTGAGTATACAGTATGGAAATATTGATGGATATTCCCTATTTATCTTATGGAATTGGGGTGTTTGTGATGGTGCTAAATACATCAAGAAActatatggctgcgtctagactggcatgattttgcacaaaagcagttgattttgcgcaaaagcagacgcttttgcacaaaatcttgccacctgtctacactggccgtgagtattttcgcaagaacactgactttgtaatgtacacaatcagtggttcttgcgcaaatactctgatgctcccactcagggataagctcttttgagcaagtattcttaaaccctaagtattcttgcgcaagatggccagtgtagacagccacgttaatttcttgcgtaagaaagcccgatggctaaaatggccatcgcagttttcttgcgcaagagagcgtctatgctggcccggatgcttttgcacaaaagcaaatcttttgcgcaaaggcacatgccagcatagactctctcttgtgcaaatacttttaacggaaaaacttttccgttaaaagtatttgtgcaaaatcatgccagtctagatgcatcctATGTGTaatatacaagagttcctatAGGGTGAGTGTTGTATCTGTACACATCAGAGTTACCAAACAGAATAATTGAATATTGGGCCTGACCCTGGGACAAAAAACCTGTCAATCCTCAAGATGATATCTGGAAATTCATAAGTAACCTTACATCAGGCAACAAGCTTATTTGTTTTAGGTTGAGGCAGAGGACAAAGGCTATGTACCTAAAGGTACCTAAAGGAAGCAGTTTGATAGGTCCCATGTAACCTCCCCCGCTGCTCATGAGccagctgggcagagggaggcgggcAACGAGCCAACCAGGTGAGAGACAGGAAGCTTGAAGAGACAGGTGACTTCTTCAGCAAAAGGTGGAAGCTGAAAATATGATGAAGTTGAGTTCAAAGTGGGCTTTCCATGGATCAGGTCTCTGGCAGTTTATTCAGGAAAGAAAAATAGGTTGTTGCCTTTTTGGGGTTGTGATACTGGGTCCACAAGTTCCTTGTAATGGAGCCCACCCACAGCTGAGCTGTTATCAGCACCTGTGTCGCTCTGCTGTGGGGCTGTTCCCCCAAATTGGTGCCCTTGTGAGGAGGGACTAGAATTTGTGGCCCAGCAGGACACGGAGGTGGGACACCTCAAAGGGCTGGGAAGTGGGCTTAGTAGTATGGTCAGCCCATCGGGTAACAGTCTCTTGGGGACTTCTGGGGTTCAACCCATCATGCAGTTCTCTAAGCCCCCAGAGATTCTACCCATCAAATAcatactcctccctccccacagcccaaaCTACACCCCAGGGCAACTGTGACAAAGATTCAGATGTGTCATGtatcaagttgcagtgtgggggaggtgtaggttggatataaggaaaaaaaactatttcactaggagggtggggaagcactgggatgggttacgtagggaggtggtagaatttccatctctagaggttttaagtccctgcttgacttatatctatgggtatgtctacactaccccgctagttcgaactagcggggtaatgtaggcataccgcacttgcacatgaagcccgggatttgaatttcccgggcttcatttgcataagcggggagccgccatttttaaaaccccgctggttcgaaccccgtgcagcgcggctacacggggctcgaactaggtagttcgagctaggcttcctcgttcaaactaccgttactcctcattccacgaggagtaacggtagttcgaactaggaagcctagctcgaactacctagttcgagccccgtgtagccgcgctgcacggggttcgaaccagcggggttttaaaaatggcggctccccgcttatgcaaatgaagccagggaaattcaaatcccgggcttcatttgcaagtgcggtatgcctacattaccccgctattcgaactagcggggtagtgtagacataccctatatctGTATCTATATCTCTATATCTCCACTTTAGACTTCACAGAGGAATAATGCAAATATGGTTAAGGCCAGAATGTGTGGAGAAGAAGGACTTTCCACATCCTTCGGCTTACTTCAGTTCAGGATCATGTCATTTGGCCTTTACTGGCAGTGCAATAACTTTTCGGAAGCTATCAGACTGGATATTACAATTGTTTGGCCAGCGTGCAGTGTTAAGCTGCTATGATCCAAGAAGATTGGGGTTTGCTCCCATATGTTGTAGCAACATGACGAAAACACTGGAAATGACAGTAGATTAAACACAGAAAAATAAGCCATCGGCAATTACAAGAGTGAACAAAGTCCATTTGTTTTGATAATCTCAGTGTCTGGCGTCAGATAATCATTTCTTCACTCCCCAAGGTAGGCTCTGAGGCTGCAGGTCTCTGGAGTCTATTTTTTGCTTTTTCTGCTGGTCACAGACATGAGGAATCTGGGAGTCCCAGCCCATCAGGGAGTCCACAGGGATTGTTCAGGAGAATCATAAAAGCCACCGTCGAGCATGTAGACTGTCATACACTTGAGATTCACACGCTGATTGTCAATAGATTTCCTCTTGCTACTGAGCTGGATTTTGGTGAGTTGCCTCGTTCTGCATTACAGTTAGTGCTGAGGGCTCTCAGGTCATTCCAGGGATCAAGTCAAGAAACATATAGGCAGGAATTCACCAGAACGATGTCTTGAACTGTTTAGTATGGTCAGAAACACCAATAGATTTGCCTAGCAAGACTGGAACAACAGATGCATTGAAAATAGCTTAAATACTTGGTTTTATGAACAGTTCCTTGTATCTTACCATGTCCTTCTATGTATCTTGATAGCTTTCTTTTTTGAGTGGTGTGCTCTTTCCTCTGACTCCCTCCATTTTTTGAATTCATCATTGCCTTCACTGTGTCACTCCTGGTTAACACTCACTTCCCTGACAGCAACATCAATCAGGGCCTACTTTTCTTTCCCACCCCCTTCTCAACCACGTCCAGCCTCTGACATAAAGAGGCTaaggacaacattcctacccattctggttaACAGGTATTGATgatacctaacctccatgaatgtagctacttctttttgaaccctgttaaagtcctgcttttcacaacatcctctggcaaggagttccactggttgactgtgtgaagaaaacctttattttgttcattttaaacctgcttcctattcatttaatttggtgactgCTAGTTCATGTAGTTGAAAATGTTATAATTTGCTTAATaggattatcctatttgtatgcatcttttcttgtatgtgaagttatgaataatGACCGTttatttgtatttcaaatgtagttatggCTGTGTGTAGCTAATCCTACTCTCTAGGAAAAAAATATTCCAGGCTAAACAGCTGGTTGTGAAGTATCTGTTCAGGGTAATGACCATTAGGGAAAACAATAGGCCTTAAAAGAAACATATCTACCACCTGGTGTACCTTCCTGAGAATGCTCTAGAATGCCTATAAGTAATGGATATAATATAACTAATGACTCTACAGGGGCGTGTGACCATGCCCCAGAACTGTGGACTCCAACTTGAGGGGTTTACATTTTCTAACAAACTGCTCTGGGAACCAAGGTTTGATGTCACATGTTAAAATATTATGTGGAAGGGAGTGATGTTATCCATTTTTCTTCATTCTCTTCATTCAGACTCCTGGATACACCTGAGAAAAAAGACTGAACTGGGGAAAGTGCATGGAAACCTGAGAAACTGAAGATGCAAAGGAAATGTAGCTTGTGCATTGAGAATCCGATGGACTGCTTGGGTCATCAACAAAGGTGAGAAACTGCACATTCATAGTCAGTTTAACAAATATGTGAAACTTAATTTGCATTTTTGTGTAAGTGCAAATTAACCTATGTTGGTACATTTGCTGTCCTTTATAATCACCAAAAAAAAGCAACCTGTAGAAGTGAATGAATTTGTTTATGATCGGATCTAAGCacgggcagatgaccgttttgcggggccccgggcagcataatttagcggggctccccctttgccacagcgcatgcgcggggctttttgaagcgcggggcccggggcggccgccccgttcgccctgccctatatccgcccttgGATCTAAGCCAAGGCACGAAGTGATGTGTGTGGATAGAAAATCTTAGTGTAGCAACATCCAGTGTGCATTGTCCTCCCCGCATGGAGGAATGGAGGAGCTGGGTAACAAATTCACTGGTCAGAGTTTGGACCAGGACAAGAGAGTAGGCTAGGCAGATGGTGGTTATTTTAGCTGCAGGCTCTGACCAGGTATACCTCTCTTCAAGGTATCGATATCCATCCATAATCATTGAGGCCAGAACTGGATACAGGATTCCAGCAGCAGTTACAACTCTGCCAaacacagaggtaaaataacatcTCTATGACTCTTTAAGATGCCCTGGTTAGCATCCAAAAATCACATTGACTTTTTTGGCTAACGGGTGACACTAGGAGCTCATGTTTAGCTACCCACAAAGATTGTTCAGGGCTATTGCTCTTCCCACAACAGTCCACCATCACATCAATATATCCTACATTTTTTGTTTCTAGATAATAGAAccgtagaatcctagggctggaagagacctcaggaggtcatcaagtccaaccctctgcccaaagcaggaccaaccccaaccaaatcatcctagccagggctttgtcactttgtcaagccaagagtTAAAAACTTGTAGGGattgagattccaccacctccgatACCCCTTactggtacatctacactacaaacctctttcgaaagagatcgtctagataGCCGCTGCTTTTTCGAAAAGGCGATCCGCTTTTGAGAAAGAGAACACCCAAGGCAGTTTGGATGCTGTCTTTGAAAAAGCCCGCATTCAAGAACAgctttaatttcgaaataatgtggcAACAGTCAACACGCAGgtgaaatttttcaaaaataggccaatattttggaaaaaaaaacctgtagtctagacacagccttgagttgccacctcactgctcgcCACCCTTTCTAGATTGATAATAACTATAAACTATGTAGCATATTTGTTATAAAGAGTTTAGCCCCATCCACTGTGCTTCTCTCCTTTCAGAGAAACTTTGAACATTTCTGGACCCAATAGACGCTTCAATATTCTAATGGCAGCTTTCAACCTTTCACCTTCTGATCCGTCAACATTCATCCTAacaggcatccctggcctggaagctGCTCATGTCTGGATTTCCATCCCTTTCTTTATGTGCTACATTATCTGCCTGTTGGGAAATTTCATAGTTCTGTTCGTTGTAGGGAAAGAGCAGACCCTCCACAAACCAAtgtacctgctgctctgcatgctggcgCTCACGGACATTGGTACATCTACCTCTGTTGTGCCAAAGGCATTGTGGATATTTTGGTTCAATATGAAAGCCATTACTGTGGttggctgcctcacccagatgttcttccttCATACAATTCCCGCAGTGCAGTCAGCCATCCTCGTGGCAATGGCCTTTGATCGCTACGTTGCCATATGTGAGCCTCTGAGATATGCCACCATCCTCACCAATGCACGGATAGCTATGCTGGGGTTAATAGGTTTGATAAGAGCTGTTCTGTTTGTTCTACCCCTGCCCTTACTCCTGGGTAGGATGCCGTTTTGTGCCAACCGCATTATCCCCCACACGCACTGTGACCACATGGCCGTGGTGAAGATGTCTTGTGGGGACATCACATTCAACAGGCTGTACGGCTTGGCGTTGGCATTTGTAGTCATTGGTTTAGATCTACTGGTCATCACCCTGTCCTACAGTCTAATTATTAGGGCCGTCCTCAGAATCCCCTCCAAGAAAGCTGTCCAGAAAGCCTTCAACACCTGCACAGCCCACATCAGTGTGATTCTGACATCttgtatattttcccttttctcttctcTGACCCACCGGTTTGGTCAGAACATCGCTCCCCACGTTCATGTCATCTTGGCCAACATCTTTTTCCTTGTCCCCCCCACACTCAACCCAATCATTTATGGGGTCAAAACCAAAGAGCTCCGTGAGAAAGTGGGGAAATACACCTGCAGAATGTGACTGCTTTGGGCCCCTGACGTTAACCTGTGTCACAACAGCAGGAAAGTATATCTCCTTGTGAATAGAGTTTgtctgatctcagctctgtggTAGTTGAGAGCCTGAGAAGTTTCTCAAACCTAACATCTTATCACTGCCTCACCAAGCACTGTGCTCTCCGTTGCTGAGTTCCCTCTCTCTAACTATCCCTTGACTCCTTTCAGTGTCACCCATCAGCCACCATCCCAGGGGTGGGCACTAAAAAAATGCAGCTTGCAGGGCTAGTCTCGGGCAGACCACTACCACTATGTTTACTTGCACCTCAGCAAGCATCGGAGGATCATAGCTCTGGTTGCCCGTGCATTGCCGTTTATGGCAAATGCTAGTGGAAGGAAGTGCCATAGGCCGGAATGCTGCTTCCTGTTGCTCGTGTTGGCTGCAAAAGGTGATTCACAGCCAAACAGAGCTGCAATCTTCAATACCtgaggaggcacaggtaaacatggaggtggggggccACCAGGGACCAACCCTGCAGACCGGATCTGGCCTatgggctggaatttgcccaccccagcaccacacCATGTTTCCTGTCAGTTGGGCCTTTCCATGACTTCCAGACCATCAGACTGAGACTTTCTCAAGCAAAGTGGCCTTCTATTAGTTCCTGTATGAATGGGCAACTGCAGTGCTGAGCTTCTTCATCGTATGCACAGTGATCCAGTGACCCTAATCAAATATTTCTGAAGGAAAGCATTAATCCAGGGAAAGTGTTTCAGTAATTAAGGAGGTCctactaaagcaggggtgggaacctagGGCCCAGGAGCCGGATGTGTCCCTCCTGCACTTGTCTGGATCTGTCCCCCAAGCTTCGGAGTTCTCCCCCAACATTGAGGAGTGCATGCTAGTGCTCCAGCCTTCCTCACCATCCTCCCACACGGCTGGAACGTCAGTATGGACTCTCCAGTGCTTGGGGAGAGCCCCGAGCCTTGAgggatggatccaggcaagtGAGGGGGGGCTCATCCGGCCTCTATGCCTTAGGGTAAAATTCTGCTAGCATGGGCCTCTCTAGGCTGtggtatgcaaggggaatgtggggagtgtttttctccttttcaacTGGGGGCCACTCCAGTGACGATttggttgtttttcttttcttttcttttgcttctcacttgagtgTGGCCCCTGAGTgattttgatttttctgtgggtttcccccccccccgtattaAAGCCTCTTTCCAATTAATATAAGCTATATGGTGTTCTATTTTATAATACATTGTAACCAAGTACCCATCCTATGGATGTCATGTGGTTGATGACTTTCTGGGGTAGACTTCCCTCAAATCCGGGACATCACCATCCAGATCTCAAAGACACAGTTTCACAACTCTCACCAGTAAGCTGTTAGATTAAAGGCAACATCTATCTGGAAAGATAAGTAAGTAAGTGAGAATGAAAGAAGATAAGCGGTTGAAAACCTTGCATCTCGATGCCTCTGATATTACGTGTTTATTGAAAATTAGCAAAAGTGATGTTCCAGACCCACTGTGTCCTATGTAAAACCAACACGAAATCTTGTGActtcttaaagactaacacatgtatTATGGCACAGGCTTTTGTGAGTtgcagcccacttcatcagatgcatgaagtgaaagaaaaagaaacagatagtgGGGTACAGAGATGTGTTATAGCAGAGCGAATTCAAACTGGGTGTGTGCAGATGAGATGGTGAAAATACTTGCAGTAAAAAATTACTTaatgtacgtctacactgcaaggatattttgggatacctgaaatagctaccccttGACTCTTGAACACGTCCACTAATGCAAAATATAGCAGATGCGGTATTGTGGCATTCCTGCAAACCCCATTGCACAAGGGGTCTTGAAAGTGTATTTTAGTTCAAAATTTGGAGAtgcgccacattttgaaatagcctattccgaaaaagaattgaaataagatacgcaatttgagtagcacaaattgtgtatcttctttcgaactaagggtgcagtgtagatgtagtgaGCTATTCCCACTTCCCATTCAAACCTATTCTTGCAGAGTCACATTTGCA
Protein-coding regions in this window:
- the LOC142827326 gene encoding olfactory receptor 52D1-like → MAAFNLSPSDPSTFILTGIPGLEAAHVWISIPFFMCYIICLLGNFIVLFVVGKEQTLHKPMYLLLCMLALTDIGTSTSVVPKALWIFWFNMKAITVVGCLTQMFFLHTIPAVQSAILVAMAFDRYVAICEPLRYATILTNARIAMLGLIGLIRAVLFVLPLPLLLGRMPFCANRIIPHTHCDHMAVVKMSCGDITFNRLYGLALAFVVIGLDLLVITLSYSLIIRAVLRIPSKKAVQKAFNTCTAHISVILTSCIFSLFSSLTHRFGQNIAPHVHVILANIFFLVPPTLNPIIYGVKTKELREKVGKYTCRM